One window from the genome of Streptomyces sp. WZ-12 encodes:
- a CDS encoding EamA family transporter, whose protein sequence is MGGGGGDGGSGTASARARARARARARLGSVALVIGGIVSVQFGASVAVLLFPRAGALGVVTLRLIVASLVLLVVCRPKVRGYGRGDWATVVAFGVALAGMNSLFYQAIDRIPLGAAVTLEFLGPLILSVATSRRMLSAVWALLALGGVGLLGRAGFDGLNLVGAGCAVAAGGLWAAYILLSARTGQRFPQADGLALAMTVAAVLSLPLGVASAGAALLNPVTVGLGAAVALMSSVLPYTLELLALRRLPASGFAVMMSLEPAAAATAGFLVLGQALGWVELVAIGLVVVASAGAVLSGARR, encoded by the coding sequence CTGGGCGGTGGCGGTGGCGATGGCGGGAGCGGTACGGCTTCGGCGCGGGCGCGGGCGCGGGCGCGGGCGCGGGCGCGGTTGGGGTCGGTGGCGTTGGTCATCGGCGGGATCGTGTCGGTGCAGTTCGGGGCGTCGGTGGCGGTGCTGCTGTTTCCGCGGGCCGGGGCGTTGGGGGTCGTGACGCTGCGGCTGATCGTGGCGTCGTTGGTGCTGTTGGTGGTGTGCCGGCCGAAGGTGCGGGGTTACGGGCGGGGGGATTGGGCGACGGTGGTGGCCTTCGGGGTCGCGTTGGCCGGGATGAACTCGCTCTTCTACCAGGCGATCGACCGGATTCCGTTGGGGGCGGCGGTCACGCTGGAGTTCCTGGGGCCGTTGATCCTGTCGGTGGCGACGTCGCGGCGGATGCTGAGTGCGGTGTGGGCGTTGCTGGCACTGGGGGGCGTGGGGTTGTTGGGGCGCGCGGGGTTCGATGGGCTGAATCTGGTGGGGGCCGGGTGCGCGGTGGCCGCGGGTGGGCTGTGGGCCGCGTACATCCTGTTGTCGGCGCGGACGGGGCAACGCTTCCCGCAGGCCGATGGGTTGGCGTTGGCGATGACGGTGGCGGCGGTGTTGAGCCTGCCGTTGGGGGTGGCCAGTGCGGGGGCGGCGCTGCTGAATCCGGTGACGGTGGGGTTGGGGGCGGCGGTGGCGTTGATGTCGTCGGTGCTGCCGTACACGTTGGAGTTGTTGGCGCTGCGGAGGCTGCCGGCGTCGGGGTTCGCGGTGATGATGAGCCTGGAGCCGGCCGCGGCGGCTACGGCGGGGTTCTTGGTGTTGGGGCAGGCGTTGGGGTGGGTGGAGTTGGTGGCCATTGGGTTGGTGGTTGTGGCCAGTGCGGGGGCCGTGTTGAGCGGGGCGCGACGCTGA
- a CDS encoding FAD-binding and (Fe-S)-binding domain-containing protein, giving the protein MADRTETDKYEDGGPEAGGRSGGGHRPGRSGTDRAAAARRDLARELAAAVRGEVSAAAGDRALMTMDASNYRRVPDAVVAPMDAEDVAAALKVCRERGVAVVPRGGGTSIAGQATGTGVVLDFTRHLRRIVALDPEARTAVVQPGVVLDDLRAAAAPHGLTFGPDPSTHSRCTLGGMIGNNSCGSHSVAWGTTADNVHTLDLLTYGGEPVRAGRGTDHEGRPTGLPPRLRDGVKALVDGELALLRTGYPTGLPRRISGYALDALLPESGTDLARALTGSEGTLGVLTGATVRLVEAPAARALAVLGYPDEGAAADAAHTLLPHSPLTVEGMATDLVGAGAAGLPAGGAWLFVEMGGASPAEAAARAEALCRAARADGAGDHLVVTDPADQRALWRIREDASGTATRMPDGREAWPGWEDCAVPPAQLGHYLRDFRGLLAQYGLRGTPYGHFGDGCIHVRIDFDLLTPPGIRRFREFSGDLADLVVAHGGSLSGEHGDGQARAELLPRMYGDELVGLFGRFKDLWDPAGGLNPDILVRPARLDANLRFAPLPQGPVPVEFGYPHDDGDFSAAVRRCVGVAKCRTETLGSGSADVMCPSFRATGEERHSTRGRARLLHEMLAGEVVTEGWRAPEVRDALDLCLSCKGCRSDCPVGVDMATYKAEFLHHHYEGRIRPAAHYAMGRLPQWLRAAAPAAPVLNALARTPLAAVAKRVAGIAPEREIPALARETFRRWWWRRHATAGAPTGGRTVVLWPDTFTDHLSPEVGRAAVRVLEAAGLRPLLPPTAPLGTRSPLPRLRRPGLCCGLTYVSTGQLTQARAVMRRTLDALSPLVRPGRPLVVLEPSCAAALRTDLLELLSDDPRAARLAASVRTFAEVLEELAPDWDPPRLDRPVAGQTHCHQHAVLGDAADRRLRERAGLEGTLSGGCCGLAGNFGFERGHYDVSVACAEDQLLPAVRAADPDAELLADGFSCRTQLAQLGDRAQLGGRRGRHLAEVLAEALDQGREVEGELEG; this is encoded by the coding sequence ATGGCTGATCGCACGGAGACGGACAAGTACGAGGACGGCGGGCCGGAAGCGGGCGGGCGGAGCGGCGGCGGGCACCGCCCGGGCCGGTCCGGGACCGACCGGGCGGCGGCCGCCCGGCGGGACCTGGCGCGCGAACTGGCCGCGGCGGTACGGGGCGAGGTCTCGGCCGCCGCCGGGGACCGGGCGCTGATGACGATGGACGCCTCCAACTACCGGCGGGTCCCGGACGCGGTGGTCGCGCCCATGGACGCCGAGGACGTCGCCGCGGCCCTGAAGGTCTGCCGGGAACGCGGCGTTGCGGTGGTGCCGCGCGGCGGCGGCACCAGCATCGCCGGGCAGGCCACCGGCACCGGCGTCGTCCTGGACTTCACCCGCCATCTGCGCCGGATCGTCGCCCTCGACCCGGAGGCCCGCACCGCCGTCGTCCAGCCCGGCGTCGTCCTGGACGACCTCCGGGCGGCGGCCGCCCCGCACGGCCTGACCTTCGGGCCCGACCCGTCCACCCACAGCCGCTGCACCCTCGGCGGCATGATCGGCAACAACTCCTGCGGCTCCCACTCGGTGGCCTGGGGCACCACCGCCGACAACGTCCACACCCTGGACCTGCTCACCTACGGGGGCGAGCCGGTGCGGGCCGGCCGCGGCACCGACCACGAGGGCCGCCCCACCGGCCTCCCGCCGCGGCTGCGGGACGGCGTCAAGGCGCTGGTGGACGGCGAGTTGGCGCTGCTGCGCACCGGATACCCCACCGGCCTCCCGCGCCGCATCTCCGGATACGCCCTGGACGCGCTGCTCCCCGAGTCCGGCACCGACCTGGCCCGCGCCCTCACCGGCAGCGAGGGAACCCTCGGCGTCCTCACCGGGGCCACCGTCCGGCTCGTCGAGGCGCCCGCCGCCCGCGCGCTGGCCGTCCTCGGCTACCCGGACGAGGGCGCCGCCGCCGACGCCGCGCACACCCTGCTGCCGCACTCCCCGCTGACGGTCGAGGGCATGGCCACCGACCTCGTCGGGGCGGGCGCGGCCGGGCTGCCCGCCGGCGGCGCCTGGTTGTTCGTCGAGATGGGCGGGGCGAGCCCCGCCGAGGCCGCCGCCCGGGCCGAGGCGCTGTGCCGCGCGGCGCGGGCGGACGGCGCCGGCGACCACCTCGTCGTCACCGACCCGGCCGACCAGCGCGCCCTCTGGCGCATCCGCGAGGACGCCTCCGGCACGGCGACCCGGATGCCGGACGGCAGAGAGGCGTGGCCGGGTTGGGAGGACTGCGCGGTACCGCCCGCCCAACTGGGTCACTACCTAAGGGACTTCCGGGGTCTGCTCGCCCAATACGGGCTGCGCGGCACCCCCTACGGGCACTTCGGGGACGGCTGCATCCACGTCCGGATCGACTTCGACCTGCTCACCCCGCCCGGCATCCGCCGCTTCCGGGAGTTCTCCGGCGACCTCGCCGACCTGGTGGTGGCGCACGGCGGCTCGCTCTCCGGCGAACACGGCGACGGACAGGCCCGCGCCGAGCTGCTGCCCCGGATGTACGGCGACGAACTGGTCGGCCTCTTCGGGCGGTTCAAGGACCTGTGGGACCCGGCCGGTGGCCTCAACCCCGACATCCTGGTCCGCCCCGCCCGCCTCGACGCCAACCTCCGCTTCGCCCCGCTGCCCCAAGGGCCGGTCCCGGTGGAGTTCGGCTACCCGCACGACGACGGCGACTTCTCGGCCGCGGTGCGGCGCTGCGTCGGCGTCGCCAAGTGCCGTACGGAGACGCTGGGTTCGGGGTCGGCGGACGTCATGTGTCCGTCCTTCCGCGCCACCGGTGAGGAGCGGCACTCCACGCGCGGGCGCGCCCGGTTGCTGCACGAGATGCTGGCGGGCGAGGTGGTCACCGAGGGCTGGCGGGCCCCGGAGGTACGCGACGCCCTCGACCTGTGCCTCTCCTGCAAGGGGTGCCGCAGCGACTGCCCCGTTGGCGTCGACATGGCCACCTACAAGGCGGAGTTCCTGCACCACCACTACGAGGGCCGGATCCGGCCCGCCGCCCACTACGCCATGGGCCGCCTGCCGCAGTGGCTGCGCGCCGCGGCCCCCGCGGCGCCGGTCCTCAACGCGCTGGCCCGCACGCCGCTGGCCGCGGTCGCCAAGCGGGTGGCCGGGATCGCGCCGGAGCGGGAGATCCCGGCACTGGCGCGGGAGACGTTCCGACGGTGGTGGTGGCGTCGGCACGCCACGGCGGGTGCGCCCACCGGCGGCAGGACGGTGGTCCTGTGGCCCGACACCTTCACCGACCACCTCTCCCCGGAGGTGGGACGGGCCGCCGTCCGGGTCCTGGAGGCCGCCGGGCTGCGCCCGTTGCTGCCGCCCACCGCCCCCCTCGGGACGCGCTCCCCGTTGCCCCGCCTCCGCCGCCCCGGCCTGTGCTGCGGCCTGACCTACGTCTCCACCGGCCAACTCACCCAGGCCCGGGCGGTGATGCGGCGCACCCTGGACGCGCTGAGCCCGCTGGTGCGCCCCGGCCGCCCCCTGGTCGTCCTCGAACCGAGCTGCGCCGCCGCCCTCCGCACCGACCTGCTGGAGCTGCTCTCCGACGACCCCAGGGCGGCCCGACTCGCCGCCTCCGTCCGCACCTTCGCGGAGGTCCTGGAGGAACTGGCCCCCGACTGGGACCCGCCCCGCCTCGACCGGCCGGTCGCCGGCCAGACCCACTGCCACCAGCACGCCGTGCTCGGCGACGCCGCCGACCGGCGACTCCGTGAACGGGCCGGCCTGGAGGGCACGTTGAGCGGTGGCTGCTGCGGCCTCGCCGGCAACTTCGGCTTCGAACGCGGCCACTACGACGTCTCGGTCGCCTGTGCCGAGGACCAACTCCTGCCCGCCGTCCGGGCCGCGGACCCGGACGCCGAGCTCCTCGCCGACGGCTTCTCCTGCCGGACGCAACTCGCCCAGCTGGGCGACCGCGCTCAACTCGGCGGGCGCCGGGGGCGGCATCTCGCGGAGGTGCTGGCGGAGGCGTTGGATCAGGGTCGGGAGGTGGAGGGAGAACTAGAGGGGTAG
- a CDS encoding acyclic terpene utilization AtuA family protein: MREPLRIGNASGFYGDRFEAVREMLTGGALDVLTGDYLAELTMLILGRDRLKDPRWGYAKTFLRQMEEGLGLAVERGVRIVTNAGGLNPAGLARALRELGERVGVPVRVAHVEGDDLVGRGWGEGVLTANAYLGGAGIAECLRAGADVVVTGRVTDAALVSGPAAAHFGWAADDYDRLAGAVVAGHVVECGTQATGGNYAFFRELGDVRRPGFPVAEIHADGSAVITKHPGSGGAVSVGTVTAQLLYETGGARYLGPDVTARLDTVRLAEVGPDRVRIDGVRGEAPPATLKVGLTRMGGWRNEVVFVLTGLDIDAKAALVRGQVEDALGRVKRRPREVRWSLARTGRADAGVQEEASALLRLVVRDPDPEAVGRAVSGAAIELALASYPGFHVTAPPGKGAPYGVFEAAYVAAEGVRQVAVRDDGERVEVPHVPPVVGELEVVAAELPVPLPDGPTRRVPLGIVAGARSGDKGGAANVGVWVRTEDAWRWLAHELTVERVRQLLPEVAELEVRRTVLPNLRAVNFTVEGLLGEGVAAQARFDPQAKALGEWLRSRHVEIPEVLL; encoded by the coding sequence GTGCGGGAGCCGCTGCGGATCGGGAACGCGTCCGGTTTCTACGGGGATCGGTTCGAGGCCGTGCGGGAGATGTTGACGGGTGGGGCGCTGGACGTCCTGACCGGCGACTACCTGGCCGAGTTGACGATGTTGATCCTGGGGCGGGACCGGCTGAAGGATCCGCGGTGGGGGTACGCCAAGACGTTCCTGCGGCAGATGGAGGAGGGGCTGGGGCTCGCCGTCGAGCGCGGCGTGCGGATCGTCACCAATGCGGGGGGACTGAATCCGGCCGGACTCGCCCGCGCTCTGCGGGAGTTGGGGGAGCGGGTCGGGGTTCCGGTGCGGGTGGCGCATGTCGAGGGTGATGACCTGGTGGGGCGGGGGTGGGGGGAGGGGGTCCTCACCGCCAACGCGTATCTGGGGGGTGCTGGCATCGCGGAGTGTCTGCGGGCGGGCGCGGACGTCGTGGTGACCGGGCGGGTGACGGATGCGGCGCTGGTCAGTGGGCCGGCCGCGGCGCACTTCGGGTGGGCGGCGGACGACTACGACCGGCTGGCGGGCGCGGTGGTCGCGGGGCACGTGGTGGAGTGCGGGACGCAGGCGACGGGTGGGAACTACGCGTTCTTCCGGGAGTTGGGGGACGTGCGGCGGCCTGGGTTTCCGGTGGCGGAGATTCATGCCGATGGCAGCGCTGTCATCACCAAGCACCCGGGGAGCGGGGGCGCGGTGAGCGTGGGGACGGTCACCGCCCAGTTGCTGTACGAGACGGGGGGTGCGCGCTACCTGGGGCCGGATGTGACGGCGCGGCTGGACACCGTGCGGCTGGCGGAGGTCGGGCCGGACCGGGTGCGGATCGACGGGGTGCGGGGGGAGGCGCCGCCGGCCACGCTGAAGGTCGGGCTGACCCGGATGGGCGGCTGGCGCAACGAGGTGGTGTTCGTGCTCACCGGGCTCGACATCGACGCCAAGGCGGCGCTGGTGCGGGGGCAGGTGGAGGACGCGTTGGGGCGTGTGAAGCGCCGTCCGCGGGAGGTGCGTTGGTCGCTGGCGCGGACCGGTCGCGCGGACGCGGGGGTGCAGGAGGAGGCCAGTGCGCTGCTGCGGCTGGTGGTGCGGGATCCGGACCCGGAGGCCGTGGGGCGGGCGGTGAGCGGGGCGGCGATCGAGCTGGCGTTGGCCAGTTATCCCGGTTTCCACGTGACGGCGCCGCCGGGGAAGGGCGCCCCTTACGGGGTGTTCGAGGCGGCGTACGTGGCGGCGGAGGGCGTGCGGCAGGTGGCCGTGAGGGACGACGGGGAGCGGGTGGAGGTGCCGCATGTGCCGCCCGTTGTCGGTGAGTTGGAGGTGGTGGCGGCGGAGCTTCCGGTGCCGTTGCCGGACGGGCCGACCCGGCGGGTTCCCCTGGGGATCGTCGCCGGGGCCCGTAGTGGGGACAAGGGCGGGGCGGCGAACGTCGGGGTGTGGGTCCGGACGGAGGACGCGTGGCGGTGGCTGGCGCATGAGCTGACGGTCGAGCGGGTGCGACAACTGCTGCCGGAGGTCGCCGAGTTGGAGGTGCGGCGCACGGTGCTGCCGAATCTGCGGGCGGTGAACTTCACCGTCGAGGGGCTGTTGGGGGAGGGGGTCGCCGCGCAGGCGCGGTTCGACCCGCAGGCCAAGGCGCTGGGGGAGTGGCTGCGCTCCCGCCATGTGGAGATACCGGAGGTGCTGCTGTGA
- a CDS encoding LysR family transcriptional regulator, with protein sequence MSTELRHFRCFLAIADTLSVTRAAERLHLTQPAVSRTLRQLEETLGTRLVERTTHHLALTPDGLAFRDQAALAVSAFDRALAHGRHRTGWPLRLGHAWSAAGADTTTLLRRWHEEHPDTPLELLRIDDRTAGLARGDVDAALLRGEVHVPGLVTEQLTTEPRVAGLPADDPLAARPALSLADLAHRTLALNTVSGTTTLDLWPPDARPSATITIGNTDDWIAAITGGRAIGVTTSATAGMHPHPAMAYVPLTDAPPVPVVLAWRDGPGHPRIPDLVTLAHEVLG encoded by the coding sequence ATGAGCACCGAGCTGCGCCATTTCCGCTGCTTCCTCGCCATCGCCGACACCCTCAGCGTGACCCGCGCCGCCGAACGCCTCCACCTCACCCAGCCCGCCGTCTCCCGCACCCTCCGTCAGCTTGAGGAGACCCTCGGCACCCGCCTCGTCGAACGCACCACCCACCACCTCGCCCTCACCCCGGACGGCCTCGCCTTCCGCGACCAGGCGGCCCTGGCCGTCTCCGCCTTCGACCGCGCCCTGGCCCACGGCCGCCACCGCACCGGCTGGCCGCTCCGCCTGGGCCACGCCTGGTCCGCGGCCGGCGCGGACACCACCACGCTGCTCCGCCGCTGGCACGAGGAACACCCGGACACCCCCCTCGAACTCCTCCGCATCGACGACCGCACGGCCGGCCTCGCCCGCGGCGACGTCGACGCGGCCCTCCTCCGCGGCGAGGTGCACGTCCCCGGTCTGGTCACCGAGCAGCTCACGACCGAGCCCCGGGTGGCCGGCCTCCCCGCCGACGACCCCCTGGCCGCCCGCCCCGCCCTCTCCCTCGCCGACCTCGCCCACCGCACCCTCGCCCTGAACACGGTCTCCGGCACGACCACCCTGGACCTCTGGCCCCCGGACGCCCGCCCCTCCGCCACGATCACCATCGGCAACACCGACGACTGGATCGCCGCCATCACCGGCGGTCGCGCGATCGGGGTCACCACCTCGGCCACCGCCGGCATGCACCCGCACCCGGCGATGGCCTACGTCCCGCTGACCGACGCCCCACCCGTCCCGGTCGTCCTCGCCTGGCGCGACGGCCCTGGCCACCCCCGCATCCCGGACCTGGTGACCCTGGCCCACGAGGTCCTGGGCTAG
- a CDS encoding DUF397 domain-containing protein: protein MNIDLTWRKSSYSGSEGGECVEVATGPAASCVHIRDSKDATGPHLTLGPVAWVAFVRYAAEVVPVRR from the coding sequence ATGAACATCGACCTGACGTGGCGTAAGTCGAGCTACAGCGGTTCCGAGGGTGGCGAATGCGTCGAGGTTGCCACCGGTCCGGCTGCCTCGTGCGTCCACATACGTGACTCCAAAGACGCAACCGGTCCCCACCTGACCCTCGGCCCCGTCGCCTGGGTGGCGTTCGTGCGTTATGCGGCCGAAGTCGTGCCTGTCCGGAGGTAG
- the serC gene encoding phosphoserine transaminase: MADIQIPADIKPADGRFGAGPSKVRTEALNALAATGSSLLGTSHRQAPVKNLVGKVRQGVRDLFQLPEGYEVVLGNGGSTAFWDIATHGLIENKSQHLSFGEFSSKFAKAAKLAPWLAEPTVISADPGTHPDPVAEAGVDVYAFTHNETSTGVAAPIQRVAGADEGALVLVDATSGAGGLPVDIAQTDVYYFAPQKSFASDGGLWLGVFSPAALERARAVHASGRHVPEFFSLPTAIDNSLKNQTYNTPSLATLFLLNEQLEWINGQGGLDWAVARTAASSRALYDWAEDAKYATPFVTDPAKRSQVIGTIDFTDDVDAAVVAKVLRANGIVDTEPYRKLGRNQLRVAMFPAIDPADVEALTACIDHVVGRL, translated from the coding sequence GTGGCTGATATCCAGATCCCCGCTGACATCAAGCCCGCCGACGGACGCTTCGGCGCGGGCCCTTCCAAGGTGCGTACGGAGGCGCTCAACGCGCTGGCCGCCACCGGTAGCTCCCTGCTCGGCACCTCACACCGCCAGGCCCCGGTCAAGAACCTGGTCGGCAAGGTACGGCAGGGCGTGCGCGACCTCTTCCAACTCCCCGAGGGTTACGAGGTCGTTCTCGGCAACGGCGGTTCCACCGCGTTCTGGGACATCGCGACCCACGGGCTGATCGAGAACAAGTCGCAGCACCTCTCGTTCGGCGAGTTCTCCTCCAAGTTCGCCAAGGCCGCCAAGCTGGCACCGTGGCTGGCCGAGCCCACCGTCATCTCCGCCGACCCCGGCACCCACCCGGACCCGGTCGCCGAAGCCGGCGTGGACGTCTACGCGTTCACCCACAACGAGACCTCGACCGGTGTCGCCGCCCCGATCCAGCGGGTGGCCGGCGCCGACGAGGGCGCCCTGGTCCTGGTCGACGCCACCTCCGGCGCCGGCGGCCTCCCGGTGGACATCGCCCAGACCGACGTCTACTACTTCGCCCCCCAGAAGTCCTTCGCCTCCGACGGCGGCCTCTGGCTCGGCGTCTTCTCCCCCGCCGCCCTGGAGCGCGCCCGCGCCGTCCACGCGTCCGGCCGCCACGTCCCGGAGTTCTTCTCGCTCCCCACGGCGATCGACAACTCCCTGAAGAACCAGACGTACAACACCCCGTCCCTCGCCACCCTCTTCCTGCTCAACGAGCAGTTGGAGTGGATCAACGGCCAGGGCGGCCTGGACTGGGCGGTCGCCCGCACCGCCGCGTCCTCCCGCGCGCTCTACGACTGGGCCGAGGACGCCAAGTACGCGACCCCGTTCGTCACGGACCCCGCGAAGCGGTCGCAGGTCATCGGCACGATCGATTTCACCGACGACGTGGATGCGGCCGTCGTCGCGAAGGTCCTTCGCGCGAACGGGATCGTCGACACGGAGCCGTACCGGAAGCTGGGCCGCAACCAGTTGCGGGTCGCGATGTTCCCGGCGATCGACCCGGCCGACGTCGAGGCCCTGACGGCCTGCATCGACCACGTCGTCGGGCGCCTGTAA
- a CDS encoding helix-turn-helix domain-containing protein, translating into MNAGDGGERVSTALRVFGTQLKLFREMNSLSREELGRRLGYASHTIKAYELAQRIPEAETVERADEVLGARGVLRAAIPLLEEAQYPPFFRDLAKLERSCERRCSYETLVVPGLLQTEDYARAVIESHVPVHADDQVERLVAGRLERQGLLTRGGRPPVHFVVEQCALERPIGGRKIHREQMARILEQLQLRNVSLQVMPTDTEEHPCIDGALVLLEMPDSRTLGYVEGHARSQLVSDRKKASELVERYAMIRTQALSTRESMQFIEKLVG; encoded by the coding sequence ATGAATGCAGGCGATGGTGGGGAGCGGGTGTCGACGGCGCTGCGGGTGTTCGGGACTCAGTTGAAGCTCTTCCGCGAAATGAACTCGCTGAGTCGCGAGGAGTTGGGGCGCCGACTTGGCTACGCGTCCCACACCATCAAGGCGTACGAGTTGGCCCAGCGCATCCCGGAGGCGGAGACGGTCGAGCGCGCGGACGAGGTGCTGGGCGCGAGGGGAGTGCTCCGGGCCGCGATTCCACTGCTGGAGGAGGCACAGTACCCGCCGTTCTTCCGGGACTTGGCGAAGTTGGAGCGGTCGTGTGAGCGTCGATGCTCGTACGAGACGCTGGTCGTGCCGGGGCTATTGCAGACGGAGGACTATGCGCGTGCGGTGATCGAATCACATGTCCCTGTTCATGCCGACGACCAGGTGGAGCGACTGGTTGCAGGCAGGCTCGAAAGGCAGGGGCTACTCACCCGCGGGGGCCGGCCGCCGGTGCACTTCGTCGTCGAGCAGTGTGCGCTGGAGCGTCCGATCGGCGGTCGGAAGATCCACCGAGAGCAGATGGCAAGGATCTTGGAGCAGCTACAACTGCGCAATGTATCCCTTCAGGTTATGCCTACGGACACCGAGGAACATCCGTGTATCGACGGCGCGTTGGTCTTGCTGGAGATGCCCGATTCGCGCACGCTGGGTTACGTCGAGGGCCATGCAAGGAGTCAGCTCGTGTCCGACCGGAAGAAGGCCTCCGAACTCGTGGAACGCTATGCCATGATCCGTACGCAGGCCCTGTCCACCAGGGAATCCATGCAATTCATCGAGAAGTTGGTGGGGTAG
- a CDS encoding TIGR03084 family metal-binding protein, translated as MADPREVREVLEDLRAEGEEVDGLVAGLPEGEWRRATPAVGWSIAHQVAHLLWTDERAVQSAVDPEGFRREVAAALAAPETFVDEGAERGARLPAAELLGRWRASRAELLTVLAGRPVGEKLPWYGPPMSVASMATGRLMETWAHGQDVADALGVRRVPTARLRHVARIGVRARDYAYAVRGLTPPEGEFRVELVGPGGEQWAFGPEDAGQRVSGAALDFCLLVTQRVHRDDVALVAVGADAERWLGIAQSFAGPAGAGRAPGEARR; from the coding sequence ATGGCCGATCCGCGGGAGGTTCGGGAGGTCCTTGAGGATCTTCGGGCCGAGGGTGAGGAAGTGGACGGGCTGGTGGCGGGGTTGCCGGAGGGGGAGTGGCGGCGGGCCACGCCGGCCGTCGGGTGGAGCATCGCGCATCAGGTTGCGCACCTGTTGTGGACGGACGAGCGGGCGGTGCAGTCCGCGGTGGACCCCGAGGGGTTCCGGCGGGAGGTGGCGGCGGCGTTGGCGGCGCCGGAGACGTTCGTGGACGAGGGGGCCGAGCGCGGGGCGCGGCTGCCGGCGGCGGAGTTGTTGGGGCGGTGGCGGGCCAGTCGGGCCGAGTTGCTCACGGTGCTGGCGGGGCGGCCGGTGGGCGAGAAACTCCCGTGGTACGGGCCGCCGATGAGCGTGGCGTCGATGGCCACCGGGCGGCTGATGGAGACCTGGGCGCACGGGCAGGACGTGGCGGATGCGCTGGGGGTGCGACGGGTGCCGACGGCCCGGTTGCGGCATGTGGCGCGGATCGGTGTCAGGGCCAGGGACTACGCGTATGCGGTGCGTGGACTGACGCCGCCGGAGGGGGAGTTCCGGGTGGAGTTGGTCGGTCCGGGTGGGGAGCAGTGGGCGTTCGGGCCGGAGGACGCCGGTCAGCGGGTGAGCGGGGCGGCGTTGGACTTCTGTCTGCTGGTGACGCAGCGGGTGCATCGGGACGATGTGGCGCTGGTGGCGGTGGGGGCGGACGCCGAGCGGTGGCTCGGGATCGCGCAGTCCTTCGCCGGACCGGCGGGGGCCGGGCGGGCGCCGGGCGAGGCGCGGCGGTGA
- a CDS encoding GDSL-type esterase/lipase family protein: MRIMCVGDSMTIGRSGDYTWRYRMWQHLSATYPRPHRFVGPRRALHDPATDSPDSAAYADPAFPEAARCHLAGWGEGWLHMAPAIEDAVRTYRADTLLVSLGLIDLGFYTDPEQTAENVRRFVAGARAARPGVRAVLLPVIPNVRALADPPFGAQCARFNELLAKAVADLSTPNSPLLLASEPAGWEIDRSTYDGTHPSALGEHLLAGAFADAMHQAWEVGGPYAR; encoded by the coding sequence ATGAGGATCATGTGCGTCGGGGACTCGATGACCATCGGCCGCTCCGGCGACTACACGTGGCGTTACCGCATGTGGCAGCACCTGAGCGCCACGTATCCCCGCCCGCACCGTTTCGTCGGGCCGCGGCGGGCCCTTCATGATCCGGCCACCGACAGCCCGGACTCCGCCGCCTACGCGGACCCCGCCTTCCCCGAGGCCGCTCGGTGTCACCTCGCCGGCTGGGGCGAGGGTTGGCTGCACATGGCGCCGGCCATCGAGGACGCCGTGCGGACGTACCGGGCCGACACCCTGCTGGTGTCGCTCGGCCTGATCGACCTCGGTTTCTACACCGACCCGGAGCAGACCGCCGAGAACGTGCGGCGCTTCGTGGCCGGTGCGCGGGCCGCCCGGCCGGGCGTGCGGGCGGTGTTGCTGCCGGTGATACCCAACGTGCGGGCGCTGGCGGACCCGCCCTTCGGCGCCCAGTGCGCGCGCTTCAACGAGCTGTTGGCGAAGGCGGTGGCCGACCTCTCCACCCCGAACTCGCCGCTGCTGCTGGCCTCCGAGCCGGCCGGGTGGGAGATCGACCGGTCGACGTACGACGGCACGCACCCGTCGGCGCTCGGCGAGCACCTGCTCGCGGGCGCGTTCGCCGACGCGATGCACCAGGCGTGGGAGGTCGGCGGCCCCTACGCCCGCTAG
- a CDS encoding DUF397 domain-containing protein, with translation MNNELTWCKSSYSGSAGGECIEVATGPAASRVHIRDSKDATGHHLTVSRVAWAAFVRDAAGFNS, from the coding sequence ATGAACAACGAACTGACGTGGTGCAAGTCGAGCTACAGCGGCTCCGCCGGCGGCGAATGCATCGAGGTTGCCACCGGCCCGGCTGCCTCGCGCGTCCACATACGTGACTCCAAAGACGCAACCGGCCACCACCTCACCGTCAGCCGCGTCGCCTGGGCTGCTTTCGTCCGCGACGCCGCTGGGTTCAACTCCTAG